One part of the Humulus lupulus chromosome 9, drHumLupu1.1, whole genome shotgun sequence genome encodes these proteins:
- the LOC133800659 gene encoding non-specific lipid-transfer protein 1-like — MASFSVVKILCLVVLAMVVTSPVAQAAITCGQVSSAVAPCLNYLKVGGVVPAACCNNVRSLNSATKTTADRQAVCKCLQSAASSIKGLNLNFASALPGKCGINVPYKISPSTNCNSVK; from the exons ATGGCAAGTTTTTCAGTTGTGAAGATACTTTGCTTGGTGGTATTGGCCATGGTGGTGACATCACCAGTAGCACAAGCTGCCATAACCTGTGGACAAGTGTCTAGCGCCGTTGCGCCATGCTTAAACTACCTAAAGGTTGGTGGGGTTGTCCCGGCAGCATGCTGCAACAATGTTAGGTCGTTGAACAGTGCAACCAAGACCACAGCCGACCGTCAAGCTGTCTGCAAGTGCCTGCAATCGGCTGCCAGCAGCATCAAAGGACTCAACCTCAATTTTGCCTCTGCACTTCCCGGCAAGTGTGGCATCAACGTTCCTTACAAAATCAGCCCCTCCACTAACTGCAACAG TGTCAAGTGA